AGGAGCAGCAGTTCCTGTTCTCCGACCGCACCAGCTGCCACGAATGGTGGCCCAACCAGTACCGACTGCTGCTGTCGGGGTTGGCCTACCTGCTGCTGGAGCGGCTACGCCGGATTTACCTCAGGCGCACCGCCTTCGCCCAGGCCCAGGTCAACACCCTCCGCCTGAAGCTGCTGAAGATCGGCGCTGTCATCACCCGCAACACGCGCACGATTCGGCTGATGTTGAGCAGCCAGTACCCGGAGCAGGACCTCTTCCTGAAGCTGGCCAACAAGCTGGTGCCCGGATAGCGCCGCGGCGTGCTGTCCCCGGCACAGAAAACACATGGGGGTTGGGGGCAGTGCGTCCTGAGCGCAGAAAATTGATCAATAAATAGCCAATCTCAAGCCCGTAGCGCCATCGTCTTCACCGAGCCTGAGATCTGGGAGCGTCTGGTCGGCCCGGTGCAACATCCGGGCTATCCGCACGTCAGCTCCCATTCGCTTACACGAGCTTTATGGCTCAGCGCTCCAGAGGGGTTTTCTGACGTCGGTTCGACCTGTTCGCCATCTAGCAGCATGCTCAGCAATCGTGGTGGTGGATCACCTCTTCGAACAAAATCATGAAATACAGAGTGTTACTGTTTTTACGCAGCCTGCGAAGCCAAGGCGGGATCGTAGGCTACATCCCGGTGCGTTATCGCCCAGGCGATACGTGCCGTCTTGTTGGCGAGTGCGACGATGGCGACATTGACATGCTTCCGTTCGGACAGCCGCCGAACCCAGTCGCTCAACCCATCGTCCTTGCCCTCGGCATGACGGAGAACGGCTCGGGCACCGTGCACCAACAACTTGCGAAGATAGCTGTCGCCCCGTTTGCTGATGCCCAGCAGACGATCTCGTCCGCCGGTGCTGTGCTGACGCGGTGTCAGGCCCAGCGAGGCGGCAAAGTCCCGGCCGCGGCGAAATGCCTGGCCATCCCCAAGGGCGCCGGATAGCGCGCTTGCCGTCAGCGGGCCGACACCCCGCAATGTCATCAAGCGCTTCGCCACCGGGTCAGTCTGCACCTGATGTTCGATACTTGCCGTGACCGTCTCAATGCGGTCATCCAGGTGACGGAGATCCTCGGCAAGTCCAGCCAGCAGCACACGGAAGGCATCGGTCAGGCCATTCTCGGCATCTTCCAGCCAACGGGGCAGCGCCGCCCGAAGCTTGCCGATACCGACAGGCGCCACTATTCCGTATTCGCCGACCAGGCCGCGGATTTGATTGGCCTTGGCCGTCCGTTGATGAACCAGCTCTTCACGGATCCGATGAGCTGCCTGGACATCCTGCTGGCCAACGGTCTTGACTGCGACGAAACGCATGTTGGGACGACCCATGGCCTCACAGATGGCCTCGGCATCGACCCGATCATTCTTGTTGCTCTTGACGTAGGGCTTGACGAACTGAGCGGCGATCAGCTTGACGTGATAACCGCGCGCCTGCAGCTCACGCGCCCAGTGGTGGGCGGAGGCACACGCCTCCATACCGATCTCGGCACCGACAGGGACGCGATTGGCAATGGCGTCCAGCCACTTGTCCCGTGAGTACTTGCCACGCCACTGCACCTGGTCATGGCGATCCACGCCGTGGACGTGAAAAACTGACTTTGCGATATCGACGCCGACCCGACTAATGTTCATGTGGAGTTCTCCTCATCCTCAAGCTGGCCAGTGATGCACTCACCCACCAGTGTGGCGCAACGACGCCGGAGTAGGTGGGGAGGACTCCATCCCATTGCTTACGATGATCCGGCGGGCAAAGACATCGATGACGAAGGCGACATAGACAAAGTCCTGCCAGGTGGCGACATAGGTAAAATCCGACACCCACAGTGCATTCGGCTGAGCCGGCTGAAACTGCCGCCGCACCAGGTCCGCCGGAGAGGCCTTGTTGGGATCTGGCACCGTAGTACGAACCGACTTGCCTCTCACCACGCCTTGCAGCCCCATACGGCGCATCAGGCGCTCGACGGTGCAGCGAGCGGTGGGGATCGCTTCTCGGTGTAATTGGCGCCAGACCTTGCGGATGCCATAGACACCGAAGTTCTCGTCCCAGACCCACTGGATCTCGCCGCTCAGCCAACGATCACGCTGGATGCGGGGTGGCACGCGATCAGGCTGGGCGTCACGGGCCTTGTGCTCGTAGTAGGTCGACGGGGCGATCGGCAGGACACGGCAGATCGGCTCGACCCCGTATGACTCCCGGTGATCATCGATGAACTCGATCATCACTTGCCGCGGCGGTCGAGCTCCGCCTGGGCAAAATACGCGGAGGCCTTGCGCAGGATCTCGTTGGCCTGCTTCAACTCGCGGTTCTCACGCTCCAGCGCCTTGATCCGCTCACGCTCGGACGTCGTAGTGCCTTCACGGCGCCCCGCATCACGCTCGGCCTGCCGGACCCAGCTACGTAGCGTCTCCGGTGTACAGCCGATCTTGGGGGCAATGGCGCCGATGGCGGCCCACTGGGAGGGGTAATCGGCCTCGTGGTCAAAGTCCATGCGGACGGCCCGCTGGCGGACCTCAGGGGCATATCGTTTGGAAGTGCTCATGGCTCCATCCTCTCAAGGTTTGGAGCCTCCGGGAATCCCGGTACGGTTCAGGTTGGTTATCTGGCTTTTTCAAAGCCGTATGCGCGTAGCGAGTGGATCGAATGACGGCGAGTGTTTTTAGCAAGTGGATGGCAAGCCAGCCAATGTCTGCGAATCATGTTTGGGTAGCTCCTTCCCTTGGCGGGTAGCCGCGCGAACAAAGGCGGTAGGGGATTGACCGAGCACCTTGCGAAACATGCTGGAGAAGGCTCCCGGACTGTCGTAGCCGAGTTCCAGCGCGGTTCGGGTAACGGAGCTACCGGAT
The Halomonas sp. H10-9-1 DNA segment above includes these coding regions:
- a CDS encoding IS110 family transposase translates to MNISRVGVDIAKSVFHVHGVDRHDQVQWRGKYSRDKWLDAIANRVPVGAEIGMEACASAHHWARELQARGYHVKLIAAQFVKPYVKSNKNDRVDAEAICEAMGRPNMRFVAVKTVGQQDVQAAHRIREELVHQRTAKANQIRGLVGEYGIVAPVGIGKLRAALPRWLEDAENGLTDAFRVLLAGLAEDLRHLDDRIETVTASIEHQVQTDPVAKRLMTLRGVGPLTASALSGALGDGQAFRRGRDFAASLGLTPRQHSTGGRDRLLGISKRGDSYLRKLLVHGARAVLRHAEGKDDGLSDWVRRLSERKHVNVAIVALANKTARIAWAITHRDVAYDPALASQAA